The Brevibacillus brevis genome contains a region encoding:
- a CDS encoding amino acid adenylation domain-containing protein, whose product MSMEDQMNHWLSELAGEAPLLQLPVDISRHHHTGYVGETQTIDLSDTVSKQAIQVGIQEKADLFTVLLAAYHSYLYRYTGQKDIRVGAVTDSAFWINRAIVDGAMNFKQLLTEGKDKAEKGQMFASHSAATPFFHTLMRVRKAGNVDTMDKLSIEYDESTVDLRVDVEEADALRISFTYNARLFTQDTIRRMLENFCNWIEQVVTNRETPVDQLRLITKSQESELLDEWCRNDEAFGLPDTILAAFDGQANRHPEAIALVFRQEEVTYKELDIRSNQLAHHLRKIGVTSETLVGICLERSIEMIVSILGVLKAGGAYVPMDPAYPVQRLHYMIEDADLPIVIVGEASVARIPDGIKTVNLSDDSEIISNESMEKPDNQVNGNDLAYVIYTSGSTGNPKGVMIEHRSIMNFLQTLEKRSELTNTDRILQKTSISFDASVWELYWWMLKGASLYILPNGEEKDPALLVKAVERYNITHLEFVPSMLKVVLDYIENDRTSSSLSSLKYVTAGGEVLPLQVAQKFTHLLTIPYGTTLYNTYGPTETTVEVASYKCMPEDHRSLIPIGKPNCQTQLYVFNEHLQIQPVGVAGELYIGGAGVARGYLNRPELTEERFITNPYHPESDSRLYRTGDVARYAADGNLEYLGRNDNQVKVRGYRIELEEIQTILSTHPSIEQTIIVAQKDSYENNKLIAYVIGTGSITEWRDYLKAQLPEYMVPAYFVKMDVFPLMPSGKIDIKSLPEAGNSRPHISAEYKKPETELEIQLLDIWKDLFGYEEIGVEDNFFELGGHSLLGTQVVARIRAVFKKELPLSTLFQYPTIRSIVPVINAAEDTYSMDAFPAISRASRDRDLPLSYSQERVWFLEQLSSNNLAYIFQATMKVRGMLDIPILNQCFTEIVRRHEIFRTVFLEKNGRPYQVIYEPFDVKLPVIDVSHVPESDRAREVQRLIRAEIKKPIDISQLPLARWLVYKISDRESVILFVEHHLIHDGWSFRKFLKELFTLYSAYLENKPSPLAELQIQFADYCVWQNEMFKRGKENKQLTYWKNLLNGANGILELPTDRPRPVNQTFNGNMFTHLIPEELYLQLRDYCMKTNTTLFMVMMAAFQTLLHRYSNQEDIIVGSGIANRRWKDTEDLIGMFVNNIVIRTQFTDQMTFQDALQAVKMSALEAYENQEIPFDQVVDELKLKRDQSRNPVFQVMFSFQDTKVTHLPVSDLDIQLTEGISNGSAKFDINVVVTNHSELSHSLLTKEEYGSISLDWEYNTDLYDESTMRRMIEHYIELLKSVLTHSDQTLHSMPMLTVSEQNQILQKWNDTSVAFADQKTIHQIFEEQAEQTPEQIAVIFENEQWTYRQINHRANFLARKLRNLGVKPDTLVGLMTERSPDMMIGILGILKAGGAYMPMDTMAPKERLSYILQDSDTKVVVMQEKFRTSIDFNGPVLYFGENMPEQEVECDNLEPVAYSTNLAYVIYTSGSTGAPKGVMVEHRSVVNRMNWMVHRYPLGEHDTIMQKTPYCFDVSVTELVLWFFTGSKLCFLAPYAEKDPELIVKTVAKHQITYIHFVPSMLSIFLDHLESNDCADEIKSLQRVYTTGEALTAEQVQRFHRLIQQRNQTTLHNLYGPTETTIEVTYYDCHADSTVIPIGKPIDNTQAYIINKECHLQPVGVMGELVIGGVGLARGYVGKPELTAERFIPNPYGRLSEEKMYRTGDYARWMPDGNIEYMGRMDNQVKIRGYRIELGEIEALMRKQPGAGEVAVIAHEFEPGDKRLIAYYSGTTSVEEYKLLLQKQLPPYMIPSYFVQVEEMPLTSSGKLDRKALPLPDSHTVSHHYTAPRNTTEELLALIWSDILRIDQIGVSDSFFDLGGHSLLATQVASRIREVFGQHLPLRDIFQCPTIESLAKRISELRLGGKVAQLPALHQVDRTKPIPLSFGQQRLWFFDQLEPGSNVYNIPYVWRLSGAWDVSGLEKGFNRLIERHEMLRTVFAKQNDTAVQLVKPYQPLALPVIDLSHLSMEEGERHVTHHIQRNAERVFDLSQGPLIEAELIKKNESEYVLLCTVHHIVFDGWSEDILLDEWMAFYEEAVSDTPIDLPPLAIQYGDYAVWLRDWLTDETVNEQLVYWKNELAGDLPVLQLPFDHPRPVIQSYRGDMQHIQVEPALLAKVKAFSRQEGTTLFMTLLAAYQGFLSRYTGQTDILVGSPVANRNRKEMEGLIGFFVNTLVYRANVEEGPSFRQLVAQVKEKALRGQENQDVPFEKIVEALQPERNTSYSPVFQTIFTMNTHLRNVKEWPNRKVEPVTTAIKVAKFDLSISIEVMNEHSVWISFGYNADLFEYATIQRMIGHFVNWLEQVTAYPDESIENLRLITEDEEKQLLELWKSN is encoded by the coding sequence ATGTCCATGGAAGATCAAATGAACCATTGGCTGTCAGAATTAGCTGGAGAAGCTCCATTGCTACAGCTTCCGGTAGATATCTCCAGGCATCACCATACTGGATATGTGGGCGAGACTCAAACGATTGATCTTTCAGATACGGTGAGCAAGCAAGCCATACAGGTGGGGATACAAGAAAAGGCCGATCTGTTTACGGTACTCTTAGCTGCCTATCACAGTTATCTTTACAGGTATACGGGTCAAAAGGATATTCGGGTTGGTGCGGTGACAGACTCTGCGTTTTGGATAAATCGAGCCATTGTTGATGGAGCTATGAATTTTAAACAGCTACTAACCGAGGGCAAGGATAAAGCAGAGAAGGGACAGATGTTCGCAAGTCATTCAGCAGCCACGCCATTCTTTCATACCTTAATGAGAGTAAGAAAAGCCGGAAATGTAGATACGATGGACAAGCTTTCTATCGAGTACGACGAGTCAACTGTAGATTTGCGTGTGGATGTTGAAGAGGCAGACGCTTTGCGCATATCTTTCACCTATAATGCCAGGTTGTTTACACAAGATACCATCCGAAGAATGCTTGAAAACTTTTGTAACTGGATCGAACAGGTTGTAACGAATAGGGAAACACCTGTCGATCAATTGCGATTGATCACGAAAAGTCAGGAAAGCGAATTGCTGGACGAGTGGTGCAGGAATGACGAGGCTTTTGGGCTTCCGGATACCATTTTGGCTGCCTTTGATGGCCAAGCTAATCGTCATCCTGAGGCCATCGCACTCGTTTTCCGGCAAGAGGAAGTCACCTACAAGGAATTGGATATACGCTCGAATCAGTTGGCCCATCATCTTAGAAAGATAGGTGTTACGAGTGAGACACTCGTTGGCATATGCCTGGAGCGCTCTATTGAAATGATCGTGAGCATCTTGGGCGTGTTGAAAGCAGGAGGCGCTTACGTCCCGATGGACCCTGCTTATCCTGTTCAAAGACTGCACTATATGATAGAAGATGCAGATTTGCCAATCGTCATCGTGGGTGAAGCATCTGTCGCAAGAATACCTGACGGAATAAAAACCGTCAATTTATCTGATGATTCTGAAATAATCTCGAATGAAAGCATGGAAAAGCCTGATAACCAAGTGAATGGCAACGATCTGGCCTATGTAATCTATACCTCGGGCTCGACTGGCAATCCGAAAGGGGTCATGATCGAACATCGCTCCATTATGAATTTTCTTCAAACACTGGAGAAGCGTAGTGAACTGACGAATACAGACAGAATCTTGCAGAAAACATCTATTTCTTTTGATGCGTCTGTCTGGGAGCTCTATTGGTGGATGTTGAAAGGTGCGAGCTTGTACATCCTCCCTAACGGCGAAGAGAAAGACCCTGCCCTGCTAGTAAAAGCAGTGGAGAGGTATAACATTACCCATCTTGAGTTTGTGCCATCCATGTTAAAAGTAGTCTTGGATTATATCGAGAATGATCGTACGTCTTCTTCCCTATCCTCTCTGAAATATGTCACTGCCGGTGGGGAAGTGCTTCCACTTCAAGTTGCCCAGAAATTTACGCATCTACTGACGATTCCTTATGGGACAACCTTATATAACACCTATGGTCCAACGGAAACTACCGTCGAGGTTGCCAGCTACAAATGTATGCCTGAGGATCATCGCTCTTTGATCCCCATTGGAAAGCCAAACTGTCAGACACAATTGTACGTATTCAATGAGCATTTACAAATCCAACCCGTTGGAGTGGCTGGCGAGCTCTATATTGGTGGAGCAGGTGTAGCAAGAGGGTATTTAAACCGTCCTGAATTAACCGAAGAGCGCTTTATTACCAATCCTTATCATCCAGAATCAGATTCGCGATTGTATCGAACTGGAGATGTGGCTCGGTATGCGGCCGACGGTAATCTGGAGTATCTTGGTCGCAATGACAATCAAGTCAAGGTGAGAGGATACCGGATTGAGCTTGAGGAGATTCAAACCATTTTAAGCACTCATCCATCTATTGAGCAAACCATTATAGTGGCCCAAAAGGATTCCTATGAAAATAACAAGCTTATCGCCTATGTGATAGGGACTGGAAGCATAACGGAATGGCGTGATTATTTGAAGGCTCAGCTTCCAGAGTATATGGTTCCAGCGTATTTTGTGAAAATGGATGTTTTCCCGCTTATGCCCAGCGGAAAAATTGATATAAAGTCACTGCCAGAGGCAGGGAATAGCCGACCGCATATTTCAGCGGAATATAAAAAACCGGAAACAGAACTGGAAATACAGCTCTTGGACATTTGGAAAGATTTGTTTGGATATGAGGAGATTGGCGTAGAGGATAATTTCTTTGAATTAGGAGGACATTCGCTGTTAGGGACGCAGGTTGTAGCAAGAATCCGTGCAGTCTTCAAGAAAGAACTCCCGTTGTCTACCCTGTTTCAATATCCGACAATCCGAAGCATCGTGCCAGTCATCAATGCCGCAGAGGATACATACTCGATGGATGCGTTTCCTGCCATAAGCAGGGCATCGCGAGACAGAGATTTGCCGCTCTCTTATTCGCAGGAGAGAGTGTGGTTTTTAGAACAGTTAAGCTCCAATAATTTGGCTTACATCTTTCAGGCAACCATGAAAGTGCGAGGGATGCTAGATATCCCCATTTTGAATCAATGCTTTACCGAGATTGTACGTAGACATGAAATATTTCGAACCGTTTTTCTTGAGAAAAATGGGCGGCCGTATCAGGTCATTTATGAACCATTCGATGTGAAATTGCCCGTTATTGATGTTTCTCATGTACCTGAGAGCGATCGTGCACGTGAAGTGCAGAGATTGATTCGAGCAGAGATCAAGAAGCCGATCGATATTTCGCAGCTGCCATTGGCTAGATGGCTGGTTTACAAGATCTCTGATAGGGAATCGGTCATTCTGTTTGTTGAGCATCATCTGATTCACGATGGATGGTCGTTCCGCAAATTCCTGAAAGAACTTTTTACGCTGTACAGTGCGTATCTGGAGAATAAACCATCTCCACTCGCGGAATTGCAGATTCAATTCGCAGATTACTGCGTATGGCAGAACGAGATGTTTAAACGAGGCAAGGAGAATAAGCAGTTAACATACTGGAAGAATTTGTTGAACGGAGCCAACGGGATTCTGGAACTGCCAACCGACAGGCCACGTCCGGTCAATCAAACATTTAACGGGAACATGTTCACCCATTTAATACCGGAAGAGTTGTATCTTCAATTGCGTGATTACTGCATGAAAACAAACACGACCTTATTCATGGTCATGATGGCTGCCTTTCAGACATTGCTGCATCGGTATTCGAATCAGGAAGATATTATTGTAGGTTCGGGTATCGCGAATCGGCGCTGGAAAGACACCGAAGACCTGATCGGGATGTTTGTGAACAATATTGTGATTCGGACGCAGTTTACCGATCAGATGACGTTTCAGGATGCTTTGCAAGCAGTCAAAATGTCAGCATTGGAAGCCTATGAGAATCAAGAAATTCCATTCGATCAGGTAGTCGATGAGTTAAAACTGAAACGCGATCAAAGCCGGAACCCTGTATTCCAGGTCATGTTTAGCTTCCAAGACACGAAAGTTACCCATTTACCTGTATCCGATTTGGATATTCAACTCACCGAAGGCATTAGCAACGGATCGGCAAAATTTGATATTAACGTGGTAGTGACGAACCACTCTGAGCTCTCCCATTCTCTATTAACGAAGGAGGAATACGGGAGTATCAGCTTGGATTGGGAATACAATACGGATTTGTATGACGAATCTACCATGCGCCGCATGATTGAGCACTATATCGAATTGCTGAAAAGTGTTCTTACCCACAGTGACCAAACGCTCCATTCTATGCCAATGTTGACCGTCTCTGAGCAGAATCAAATACTCCAGAAGTGGAATGACACTTCTGTTGCGTTTGCGGATCAGAAAACCATTCATCAAATTTTTGAGGAGCAAGCTGAACAGACACCAGAGCAAATCGCGGTCATATTTGAAAACGAACAGTGGACGTATCGGCAAATCAACCATCGTGCCAACTTCCTGGCAAGAAAATTGCGAAACTTGGGAGTGAAACCGGATACATTAGTCGGGTTAATGACGGAACGTTCACCTGACATGATGATTGGTATCCTTGGCATTTTAAAAGCTGGTGGGGCTTATATGCCGATGGACACGATGGCACCGAAAGAAAGACTGTCCTATATTCTTCAGGATAGTGATACGAAAGTAGTCGTCATGCAAGAGAAATTCAGGACATCGATCGATTTCAATGGTCCGGTTCTGTACTTTGGCGAGAATATGCCTGAGCAAGAAGTAGAATGCGACAATCTTGAACCAGTTGCTTACTCGACAAATTTGGCTTACGTCATCTATACGTCAGGCTCGACGGGAGCACCAAAAGGCGTCATGGTCGAACATCGCTCTGTCGTCAATCGCATGAACTGGATGGTTCATCGCTATCCTCTGGGCGAACACGACACGATCATGCAAAAAACTCCCTATTGCTTTGATGTTTCGGTAACCGAATTAGTTTTATGGTTTTTCACCGGCAGCAAGCTATGTTTTCTCGCTCCTTATGCAGAAAAAGACCCGGAGCTGATTGTAAAAACGGTCGCCAAACACCAGATTACCTATATTCACTTTGTTCCATCAATGCTCAGCATCTTTTTAGACCATCTGGAAAGCAACGATTGTGCGGATGAAATCAAAAGCTTGCAGCGTGTGTATACGACTGGGGAGGCTTTGACTGCGGAACAGGTTCAACGCTTTCATCGATTGATTCAGCAGCGGAATCAAACGACTCTCCACAATCTGTATGGTCCGACGGAAACGACCATTGAAGTGACCTACTATGATTGTCACGCGGACAGTACGGTCATTCCCATTGGGAAACCGATTGATAATACGCAGGCTTATATCATCAACAAAGAATGTCACTTGCAGCCCGTTGGCGTAATGGGAGAGTTAGTGATTGGGGGCGTAGGGCTTGCGCGAGGGTATGTAGGAAAGCCCGAGCTGACAGCAGAGCGTTTTATCCCGAATCCATATGGTCGTTTATCGGAAGAAAAAATGTACAGGACAGGGGATTATGCGCGGTGGATGCCAGACGGCAATATTGAGTATATGGGCCGGATGGACAACCAAGTGAAAATTCGCGGATATCGAATTGAATTGGGTGAGATCGAAGCGCTCATGAGGAAGCAGCCAGGCGCTGGGGAAGTCGCTGTGATTGCCCATGAATTTGAGCCGGGAGATAAACGGTTAATCGCCTATTACAGTGGTACCACATCGGTCGAAGAGTATAAGCTCCTTCTGCAAAAACAGCTGCCACCTTACATGATTCCTTCGTATTTTGTACAGGTGGAGGAAATGCCGCTCACATCAAGTGGCAAATTGGATCGCAAAGCATTGCCGCTGCCTGACAGCCATACGGTAAGCCATCACTATACAGCTCCTCGCAACACAACAGAGGAATTACTAGCACTCATATGGAGCGATATTTTGCGTATCGATCAAATTGGCGTATCTGATTCGTTCTTTGATTTGGGAGGCCATTCTCTATTAGCGACGCAGGTCGCCTCGCGCATACGAGAAGTGTTCGGTCAGCATCTCCCTCTGCGAGATATTTTCCAATGTCCGACCATCGAGAGTCTGGCCAAGCGGATATCCGAATTGCGTCTAGGCGGAAAAGTGGCTCAATTGCCCGCATTGCATCAAGTGGATAGGACGAAACCGATTCCGCTATCCTTTGGGCAGCAGCGGCTATGGTTTTTTGACCAACTGGAGCCCGGAAGCAACGTCTACAACATTCCGTATGTCTGGCGTTTAAGCGGTGCTTGGGACGTTAGCGGATTGGAAAAAGGCTTCAACCGATTGATTGAACGTCATGAAATGCTTCGTACGGTATTCGCAAAACAAAATGATACCGCTGTACAGCTCGTCAAGCCTTATCAACCGTTAGCGTTGCCTGTCATTGATCTCAGCCATCTCTCTATGGAAGAAGGGGAAAGGCACGTCACTCATCATATTCAACGGAATGCTGAGCGCGTATTTGACTTGAGTCAAGGACCGCTGATTGAAGCGGAGCTGATTAAAAAGAATGAGTCGGAGTATGTTCTTTTGTGTACCGTTCATCACATTGTTTTCGATGGTTGGTCAGAGGATATTTTGCTGGACGAGTGGATGGCTTTCTATGAAGAAGCAGTCAGTGACACGCCAATCGATCTACCGCCATTGGCTATTCAATACGGGGATTATGCAGTGTGGCTGAGGGATTGGTTAACGGATGAGACAGTAAACGAGCAGCTGGTGTATTGGAAAAATGAGCTGGCGGGTGACCTTCCCGTGTTGCAGTTGCCATTCGATCATCCACGGCCAGTCATTCAAAGCTATAGAGGGGACATGCAGCATATACAAGTGGAGCCTGCCTTATTAGCGAAAGTAAAAGCATTCAGCAGACAGGAAGGGACAACCCTGTTCATGACCTTGCTGGCCGCTTATCAAGGCTTCCTCTCCCGCTATACCGGACAAACAGATATTTTGGTCGGAAGTCCGGTCGCCAATCGCAATCGCAAAGAAATGGAAGGATTGATCGGGTTCTTTGTAAACACGCTTGTTTACCGTGCGAATGTAGAAGAAGGGCCGAGCTTCAGGCAATTGGTCGCCCAAGTCAAGGAAAAAGCATTGCGTGGACAAGAGAATCAGGACGTACCGTTCGAAAAAATAGTAGAAGCCCTTCAACCAGAACGAAATACAAGCTACTCTCCTGTTTTCCAAACGATTTTTACAATGAATACTCATCTGCGAAACGTAAAGGAATGGCCGAATCGAAAAGTTGAGCCTGTGACGACTGCAATCAAAGTTGCCAAATTTGACTTGTCTATTTCAATCGAAGTGATGAATGAGCACTCTGTATGGATTTCGTTTGGATACAATGCGGATTTGTTTGAGTATGCCACCATACAACGAATGATCGGGCATTTTGTGAATTGGCTTGAACAAGTGACGGCATATCCTGACGAGAGCATAGAAAACTTGCGGCTCATTACCGAGGATGAAGAAAAGCAATTGCTGGAACTATGGAAGAGCAATTAG